In Nitrobacteraceae bacterium AZCC 1564, the following proteins share a genomic window:
- a CDS encoding uncharacterized protein YdhG (YjbR/CyaY superfamily) (product_source=COG5646; cleavage_site_network=SignalP-noTM; cog=COG5646) yields the protein MRSGLALCLLIALCASGNAATRAHHAKSRHVIVRPSQAVMPAYVTPRGVRVYRDDSVPGGFRTDYDPPVSYNDPSKYGGSP from the coding sequence ATGCGTTCCGGCTTGGCACTTTGCCTTTTGATTGCTCTCTGTGCTTCTGGCAACGCGGCCACACGAGCGCATCATGCGAAATCGCGACATGTCATCGTTCGTCCAAGCCAGGCCGTGATGCCGGCCTACGTCACGCCACGCGGTGTGCGAGTCTATCGCGACGACTCCGTTCCGGGTGGCTTTCGGACCGATTACGATCCTCCCGTTTCCTACAATGATCCATCCAAGTATGGCGGTAGTCCGTAG
- a CDS encoding putative oxidoreductase (product_source=KO:K15977; cog=COG2259; ko=KO:K15977; pfam=PF07681; transmembrane_helix_parts=Inside_1_20,TMhelix_21_43,Outside_44_82,TMhelix_83_105,Inside_106_109,TMhelix_110_129,Outside_130_132,TMhelix_133_152,Inside_153_172) — translation MTKTRTSIGLVNQVVRRTLSYLEQLACLVAPPVLRVALAVPFFRSGLTRWDGFLSLSPSAAYLFEEEFKLHILGSAYDLPMPLVIAHITGIAEIVLPILLILGLGTRFAALGLLVMTGVIQLVVPEGWANFHLPWAAMALSIVALGPGPLSFDHALDRMSDAGSSRHEEGGQ, via the coding sequence ATGACGAAGACACGGACCAGCATCGGTCTCGTCAATCAGGTGGTGAGACGCACCCTAAGCTACCTGGAGCAATTGGCTTGTCTCGTCGCGCCACCAGTTCTTCGCGTTGCGCTCGCGGTTCCTTTTTTCCGATCTGGTCTTACCCGCTGGGACGGATTCCTGTCACTGTCGCCAAGCGCGGCCTATCTCTTCGAGGAAGAGTTCAAGCTCCACATTCTCGGAAGTGCCTATGATTTACCCATGCCACTCGTCATCGCCCATATCACCGGCATCGCCGAGATCGTCTTACCGATCCTGCTGATCCTGGGATTAGGTACGCGGTTCGCCGCACTCGGTCTGCTTGTCATGACCGGCGTTATCCAACTCGTTGTCCCGGAAGGATGGGCGAATTTCCATTTGCCATGGGCGGCGATGGCGCTCAGCATCGTCGCGCTCGGTCCTGGTCCGCTGTCGTTCGATCATGCGCTCGACCGTATGAGCGATGCAGGTTCGTCCCGACACGAAGAGGGCGGGCAATGA
- a CDS encoding hypothetical protein (product_source=COG4944; cog=COG4944; pfam=PF06532; transmembrane_helix_parts=Outside_1_24,TMhelix_25_47,Inside_48_58,TMhelix_59_81,Outside_82_90,TMhelix_91_113,Inside_114_125,TMhelix_126_148,Outside_149_157,TMhelix_158_180,Inside_181_186,TMhelix_187_209,Outside_210_221): MKTSDLIAALATDLPPVKRLRAPLVRAAYWLAIALFVLALLAVSQGFRQDLASRLNDPAFVLSMASSLLTGVLATVAAFQVSLPDRSRLWLLLPLPALVLWLSNIGYQCLTQWISIGPEGVTLGEAARCFATVLLTGLPLSLVMLVMLRYTALLHPTAATLMGGLAVAAMTATALALLHVMDASMMILVWNLGTAALFVGLGAVFGRGMLSKLAPQPRAGN; the protein is encoded by the coding sequence ATGAAGACCTCTGATCTCATTGCCGCCCTTGCCACGGACTTGCCGCCGGTCAAGCGCCTGAGAGCACCGCTGGTGCGTGCGGCCTATTGGCTGGCAATTGCCTTGTTTGTGCTGGCGCTGCTGGCCGTCAGCCAGGGATTTCGTCAGGATCTTGCATCGCGGTTAAACGATCCCGCGTTTGTCCTGAGCATGGCGTCCTCGCTTCTCACCGGCGTCCTGGCAACCGTCGCTGCCTTCCAGGTGAGTCTGCCGGATCGCTCACGGCTATGGCTGCTGCTGCCGCTTCCGGCGTTGGTCTTGTGGCTGTCGAACATCGGCTATCAATGTTTGACGCAATGGATCAGTATCGGTCCCGAAGGCGTCACCCTGGGAGAAGCGGCGCGCTGCTTCGCCACTGTCCTTCTCACAGGATTGCCGCTCTCCCTCGTGATGCTGGTGATGCTGCGTTACACCGCGCTGCTTCACCCGACAGCGGCGACATTGATGGGTGGTCTTGCGGTTGCAGCAATGACCGCGACAGCACTGGCGTTGCTCCATGTGATGGACGCCAGCATGATGATCCTGGTGTGGAACTTGGGCACCGCGGCTCTGTTCGTTGGCCTTGGCGCCGTGTTCGGCAGGGGGATGCTTTCCAAGCTCGCGCCTCAACCGAGGGCAGGCAATTAG
- a CDS encoding putative membrane protein (product_source=COG5572; cleavage_site_network=SignalP-noTM; cog=COG5572; pfam=PF10048; transmembrane_helix_parts=Outside_1_4,TMhelix_5_27,Inside_28_115), with protein MSNRMLPALVAGAFAAAIGSFAAVSANAEDTMKPMSKEDMMKVRDANQKRMTAEKLEKCFGVSLKGQNDCYAGAGTTCAGTSTADYQGNAFKLVPKGTCTAMKTPKGTGSLTPTA; from the coding sequence ATGTCCAATCGTATGCTGCCAGCACTTGTAGCTGGCGCTTTTGCCGCAGCAATTGGCTCATTCGCTGCCGTTTCGGCAAATGCCGAGGACACGATGAAGCCGATGAGCAAAGAAGACATGATGAAGGTTCGGGACGCGAACCAAAAGCGCATGACCGCTGAGAAACTGGAGAAGTGCTTCGGGGTGTCGTTGAAGGGGCAGAACGACTGTTATGCCGGTGCCGGGACCACTTGCGCCGGAACGAGCACCGCAGACTATCAGGGCAATGCCTTCAAGCTCGTGCCCAAGGGGACCTGCACTGCGATGAAGACGCCGAAAGGGACCGGCAGCCTGACGCCGACAGCGTAA
- a CDS encoding RNA polymerase sigma factor (sigma-70 family) (product_source=TIGR02937; cath_funfam=1.10.10.10,1.10.1740.10; cog=COG1595; pfam=PF04542,PF08281; superfamily=88659,88946; tigrfam=TIGR02937) — protein sequence MSDDPRRQAMPLRIVGGRNDPQSPIDPRQSAGGSNNCSIPDVDWTILMARAQDGDGMAYLRLLQEVTPYLRVLAARRYREPPDIEDAVQDVLLTVHAIRQTFDPTRPFGPWLVAIANRRFVDRLRRQGRRRARETPLTSEHETFADVTTNLEERTDGHGLEGAIENLPPVQKQAIELLKLKEMSLKEAASVTGLSIASLKVATHRALQSLRRMLAERDDGGSR from the coding sequence ATGAGCGACGATCCGCGAAGGCAGGCCATGCCGCTGCGAATTGTCGGGGGACGAAATGATCCCCAATCCCCGATCGACCCTCGGCAATCGGCCGGAGGCAGCAACAATTGCTCCATTCCAGACGTTGACTGGACCATTCTCATGGCCCGCGCCCAGGATGGGGACGGCATGGCCTATCTACGTCTGCTGCAGGAGGTTACGCCTTATTTGCGCGTGCTTGCGGCTCGGCGCTATCGCGAGCCTCCGGATATCGAGGACGCTGTCCAGGATGTTCTTCTGACCGTGCACGCGATCCGGCAGACGTTCGACCCTACGAGGCCATTTGGCCCTTGGCTCGTTGCCATCGCCAACCGGCGGTTCGTCGATCGACTCCGCCGCCAAGGCAGGCGAAGGGCACGCGAAACGCCGCTGACGAGCGAGCACGAAACCTTCGCAGACGTTACAACGAACCTTGAAGAGAGAACGGATGGGCATGGTCTGGAGGGAGCGATCGAAAATCTGCCGCCCGTGCAGAAGCAAGCGATAGAACTGCTCAAGCTCAAGGAGATGTCATTGAAGGAGGCCGCAAGCGTGACGGGTCTGTCGATCGCATCGCTCAAGGTTGCGACGCATCGTGCCTTGCAGAGCTTGCGCAGGATGCTGGCCGAGCGGGACGATGGAGGAAGTCGATGA
- a CDS encoding diketogulonate reductase-like aldo/keto reductase (product_source=COG0656; cath_funfam=3.20.20.100; cog=COG0656; pfam=PF00248; superfamily=51430), with product MNRCDTRLLSRRDFNERCVALGSLLTLSGALALDAAADVAATGTARTVKFRDGTVVPAVGQGSWRIGQGRRPAADEEEALRTGLSLGMSLIDTSGDYGGGRSEQLIKRVIAGQRDSAFVVSKVEANEATGDAMVRACEASLSRLGTDHLDLYLLHAPTSSAKFPKVVAGFERLRAAGKIRSWGVSNFTVSQMDDLFHIPQGDRCVTNQVFYNLRGRSIERDLLPWCERHGMPVMAYSPLGGLGASLLSDPTLKRIAAAHACSAAAVALAWTIRSGNVIAIPESGSVAHVKENAVALSLTLAPQELQTLDEAHPLSGR from the coding sequence GTGAACAGGTGCGATACAAGATTGCTGAGCCGGCGTGACTTCAACGAACGTTGTGTCGCGCTTGGTTCGTTGCTGACTTTGTCCGGCGCGTTGGCTCTTGATGCAGCGGCTGACGTCGCCGCAACGGGCACAGCGCGGACCGTCAAATTTCGCGACGGCACCGTTGTGCCGGCGGTCGGTCAGGGCTCTTGGCGTATCGGGCAGGGAAGACGTCCGGCCGCTGACGAAGAAGAAGCGCTACGCACGGGCCTTTCGCTCGGGATGAGCCTGATTGACACATCGGGGGATTACGGCGGAGGCCGTTCCGAGCAATTGATTAAGCGCGTGATTGCCGGTCAGCGTGACAGCGCCTTTGTGGTCTCAAAGGTGGAAGCCAATGAGGCCACGGGAGATGCGATGGTGCGTGCTTGCGAGGCGAGCCTTTCCCGGCTCGGTACTGATCATCTCGATCTCTATTTGCTGCACGCGCCAACTTCGAGCGCCAAATTTCCTAAGGTCGTGGCGGGATTCGAGCGCCTACGCGCAGCGGGCAAGATTCGTTCCTGGGGCGTGTCCAACTTCACAGTCTCCCAAATGGATGATCTGTTCCATATTCCACAAGGCGATCGCTGCGTGACCAATCAGGTCTTTTACAACCTCCGCGGACGCAGCATTGAACGCGACCTACTACCATGGTGCGAACGACACGGCATGCCGGTGATGGCCTATTCGCCGCTTGGCGGCCTCGGCGCCAGCCTATTGAGCGATCCCACTCTTAAGCGTATTGCTGCAGCACACGCTTGCTCCGCCGCCGCTGTTGCACTGGCCTGGACCATCCGCAGCGGCAACGTCATTGCAATTCCCGAATCCGGGTCCGTCGCACACGTCAAGGAAAACGCTGTCGCACTGTCATTGACACTGGCACCTCAGGAGCTTCAAACACTGGATGAAGCGCATCCGCTATCGGGCCGCTAG
- a CDS encoding hypothetical protein (product_source=COG3791; cath_funfam=3.90.1590.10; cog=COG3791; pfam=PF04828; superfamily=51316) has protein sequence MERILGGCLCGAVRFAVAGNLASAAYCHCADCRKCTGSAFNVSVPVAVQDFELLSGQTNGFTKIADSGRELTRHFCPGCGSPLFTSSPRHPDRIYVKAGSFDDPSLIAPAYQSWVNSSVAWAKIPADLPSFGGSNDQRNSAHYGLPPYLDGSL, from the coding sequence ATGGAAAGAATATTGGGAGGCTGCCTGTGCGGCGCTGTTCGCTTCGCTGTTGCCGGAAATCTCGCCTCCGCCGCCTATTGCCATTGCGCGGATTGTCGCAAGTGCACCGGCAGCGCGTTCAATGTGAGCGTTCCGGTTGCAGTCCAGGACTTTGAACTGTTGTCGGGACAAACGAACGGATTCACCAAAATCGCCGATAGTGGACGCGAACTGACGCGGCATTTTTGTCCGGGATGCGGCTCACCGCTCTTCACGTCATCGCCACGCCATCCCGACCGCATTTACGTGAAAGCCGGATCGTTTGATGACCCGAGCCTGATAGCGCCTGCATATCAAAGCTGGGTCAATTCGTCGGTCGCTTGGGCGAAAATTCCCGCAGACCTTCCGAGCTTTGGCGGCTCAAATGATCAGCGCAACAGCGCTCACTACGGACTACCGCCATACTTGGATGGATCATTGTAG
- a CDS encoding uncharacterized protein (TIGR00369 family) (product_source=TIGR00369; cath_funfam=3.10.129.10; cog=COG2050; pfam=PF03061; superfamily=54637; tigrfam=TIGR00369), with protein sequence MTIFQPKDPNFEARTRASFARMAAMGTLNIEIARVTAGEVELKMPYAASLTQQHGFIHAGIIATALDTACGFAAFSLMPDDAAVLTVEFKTNLLAPAKGEHFLFRARVLKPGRTISVCDAHAFAVEAGQEKLIASMSCTLMALFDRPGIVH encoded by the coding sequence ATGACGATTTTCCAACCCAAAGATCCAAACTTCGAGGCGCGGACCCGCGCGAGCTTCGCGCGGATGGCTGCGATGGGAACCTTGAATATCGAGATCGCTCGCGTCACTGCCGGTGAAGTCGAACTGAAAATGCCTTATGCGGCCAGCCTGACCCAACAGCATGGCTTCATCCACGCCGGCATCATTGCAACAGCGCTCGATACCGCCTGCGGTTTCGCCGCCTTCTCACTGATGCCGGACGATGCGGCGGTCCTGACCGTCGAATTCAAGACCAATCTGCTGGCGCCGGCAAAGGGAGAACACTTTCTGTTCCGCGCGCGCGTTCTCAAGCCCGGCCGCACCATCAGCGTTTGCGATGCGCACGCCTTTGCGGTGGAGGCAGGACAAGAAAAGTTGATCGCATCCATGAGCTGCACATTGATGGCGCTGTTCGATCGGCCAGGTATCGTGCATTGA
- a CDS encoding aryl-alcohol dehydrogenase-like predicted oxidoreductase (product_source=COG0667; cath_funfam=3.20.20.100; cleavage_site_network=SignalP-noTM; cog=COG0667; pfam=PF00248; superfamily=51430): MAIRMTRQITRRDFAALAGGLLVSTRAVAQTEAPLLTRAIPGSGERIPSVGLGTAYVFDANNEATRSKADAVVQALIKSGGRLIDTASTYGDAERVLGEVTTTTGLRDKLFIATKLESPDPQELKRSLARLKTASVDLLQLHNVRSKQQSLQRFREWKKQGLCRYVGITSTYRRDYPAVEAVLEREKPDFVQIDYSLDNRGAEKTILPLAAEIKAGVLTAVPYGNGRLFRTVRGKELPEWARVFANSWGQFFLKYLLGDPRVTAVIPGTGDPGHMTDNAGAMRGPLPDPDQRRRMVAFVESL; this comes from the coding sequence ATGGCAATCCGAATGACTCGCCAAATCACCCGCCGCGACTTTGCCGCACTCGCCGGCGGACTTCTGGTATCAACCAGAGCCGTTGCCCAAACGGAGGCGCCGCTGCTTACTCGTGCGATTCCGGGCAGCGGCGAACGCATTCCCTCCGTCGGCCTCGGCACCGCCTATGTTTTCGATGCCAATAACGAAGCGACGCGAAGCAAGGCCGATGCAGTCGTGCAGGCTCTGATTAAGAGCGGCGGACGGCTCATCGACACGGCCTCAACCTATGGCGATGCGGAACGCGTGCTGGGCGAGGTCACGACAACTACCGGCTTGCGCGACAAACTCTTTATCGCCACCAAGCTCGAGTCGCCCGACCCGCAAGAACTCAAGCGATCGTTGGCCCGGCTGAAGACTGCAAGCGTCGATTTGCTGCAGCTCCACAACGTCAGGAGCAAGCAGCAATCTCTCCAACGCTTCAGGGAGTGGAAGAAACAGGGCCTGTGCCGCTATGTCGGCATCACATCGACATATCGCCGTGACTATCCCGCGGTCGAGGCCGTGCTGGAACGGGAAAAGCCTGATTTCGTCCAGATCGACTACTCACTCGATAACCGCGGGGCTGAGAAAACCATCCTGCCACTGGCCGCCGAAATCAAAGCCGGCGTGCTGACCGCGGTACCCTACGGCAACGGCAGACTGTTCCGCACCGTGCGCGGCAAGGAATTGCCGGAGTGGGCGCGCGTGTTCGCGAACTCGTGGGGACAGTTTTTCCTGAAATATTTGCTCGGCGATCCGCGTGTGACCGCTGTGATCCCCGGGACCGGCGATCCCGGTCACATGACGGACAACGCCGGTGCAATGCGCGGCCCGTTGCCCGATCCCGATCAACGCCGTCGAATGGTCGCGTTTGTCGAGTCGCTTTGA
- a CDS encoding uncharacterized protein (UPF0276 family) (product_source=COG3220; cog=COG3220; ko=KO:K09930; pfam=PF05114; superfamily=51658) — protein sequence MVSSCGSRTLIPQRAGVGLKAEHYRHIVEMKPDIGFFEVHAENYMGEGGPPHRYLTAIRECYPLSLHGVGLSIGADRPLDRGHLQRLKHLISRYEPGLFSEHLAWSSHDTGFLNDLLPLPYTSETLDRVCEHIDEVQETLGCRMLLENPSTYLAFAESTYSETDFITEVVRRTGCGLLLDVNNVHVASTNQQWNAEAYIDTYPLAHVQEIHLAGYAREMDEVGRPLLIDTHNRPVDDIVWGLFEHTIRRTGPKPTLIEWDSDVPTWLELKAEAERADAVMAAARPRELSHASAR from the coding sequence ATGGTCTCATCCTGCGGCTCTCGAACATTGATTCCTCAACGCGCCGGCGTCGGACTCAAGGCTGAGCACTATCGACACATCGTCGAGATGAAACCCGACATCGGCTTCTTCGAGGTTCATGCGGAAAACTACATGGGGGAGGGCGGTCCTCCGCATCGCTATTTGACAGCGATCCGGGAATGCTATCCGCTGTCGCTCCACGGCGTTGGCTTGTCGATCGGTGCGGACCGGCCGCTCGATCGAGGACATCTACAACGCCTGAAGCACCTGATCTCACGCTACGAGCCGGGATTGTTTTCCGAGCATCTCGCCTGGTCGTCGCACGATACCGGCTTCCTCAACGACCTGCTGCCGCTTCCCTATACAAGTGAAACGCTCGACCGCGTCTGCGAGCACATCGACGAGGTTCAGGAAACGCTGGGCTGCCGGATGTTGCTCGAGAATCCATCGACTTATCTCGCTTTCGCGGAAAGCACTTATTCCGAAACCGATTTCATCACCGAGGTGGTGCGGAGAACGGGATGCGGCCTGTTGCTCGACGTCAACAATGTTCATGTCGCATCGACCAACCAGCAATGGAATGCGGAAGCTTACATTGACACCTATCCGCTTGCGCATGTCCAAGAGATTCATCTCGCGGGCTATGCGCGCGAGATGGACGAGGTCGGCCGGCCACTCCTGATCGACACGCACAATCGGCCTGTCGACGACATCGTGTGGGGCCTGTTTGAGCACACAATCCGGCGGACAGGCCCGAAGCCGACGCTGATCGAATGGGATTCCGACGTGCCCACATGGCTGGAACTGAAGGCCGAGGCCGAGCGGGCGGACGCGGTCATGGCCGCGGCCCGGCCCCGAGAGTTAAGTCATGCGTCGGCTCGCTGA
- a CDS encoding peptide deformylase (product_source=KO:K01462; cath_funfam=3.90.45.10; cog=COG0242; ko=KO:K01462; pfam=PF01327; superfamily=56420; tigrfam=TIGR00079) produces MNSALRPAEIVKVGHPVLREGTRLVSPELFGAPALNELIEVMRVTLNGKGVGLAAPQIAVPLRLFVIEDTEDRMQHLSVEQRRDRHRHPFPFEAVINPTWRATSPRIAIEPEGCLSIPGFKADVPRFWAIEAEGYTPKGERKRWSLEGWPARIFQHEIDHLDGLLLTDRMLAHTLASTEPVGDGVDAELLAKLGVNG; encoded by the coding sequence ATGAATAGCGCGCTACGGCCGGCGGAAATCGTAAAGGTTGGTCATCCAGTCCTTCGCGAGGGCACTCGATTGGTCTCACCCGAACTCTTCGGTGCGCCTGCTCTCAATGAGCTCATCGAAGTCATGCGCGTGACGCTGAACGGCAAGGGGGTTGGTCTCGCCGCTCCGCAGATTGCCGTGCCACTCCGTCTCTTCGTCATCGAAGACACCGAAGATCGCATGCAACATCTCAGCGTGGAGCAGCGGCGCGATCGGCATCGCCATCCGTTCCCGTTCGAAGCGGTGATCAATCCAACCTGGCGCGCCACGTCGCCGCGCATCGCAATCGAACCCGAAGGTTGCTTGAGTATCCCGGGTTTCAAAGCTGACGTCCCGCGTTTCTGGGCGATCGAGGCAGAGGGCTACACCCCGAAAGGTGAGCGCAAACGATGGTCGCTTGAGGGATGGCCAGCCCGCATCTTCCAACATGAGATCGACCATCTCGACGGTCTGCTCCTGACCGATCGCATGCTCGCGCACACGCTGGCATCAACCGAGCCGGTCGGGGATGGGGTCGATGCGGAGCTTCTTGCAAAGCTTGGTGTGAATGGATGA
- a CDS encoding hypothetical protein (product_source=Hypo-rule applied), which translates to MLDRLIQSANEGVERSVAVIRWREDLGEAGEGGIRLIAFEWLAAEADDPAIKILAPGSFAKSGRQMKSPPRCDAETRADICAGMRLLASADQGNLGEWRSEQVSADTAEPPVIFENEEVIDKAAMTNERLQFDVERRFAEGHIIAAHVSLSHPKIGNDPRLLHVLTITVPPRFSNNAMLRL; encoded by the coding sequence ATGCTCGATCGCCTGATCCAGAGCGCGAATGAGGGAGTCGAGCGAAGCGTCGCTGTCATCCGGTGGCGTGAAGACCTCGGAGAGGCGGGCGAGGGCGGCATTCGCTTGATCGCGTTCGAGTGGCTGGCAGCGGAAGCCGACGATCCAGCCATTAAAATCCTCGCGCCGGGGTCGTTTGCCAAATCGGGGCGCCAGATGAAAAGTCCTCCACGTTGCGACGCCGAGACCCGTGCCGACATCTGTGCCGGTATGCGCCTGCTGGCATCGGCCGATCAAGGCAATCTCGGAGAATGGCGAAGCGAACAGGTTTCGGCCGATACGGCTGAGCCGCCCGTGATCTTTGAGAATGAAGAGGTGATCGACAAAGCAGCGATGACGAACGAGCGGCTTCAGTTCGACGTAGAACGCCGGTTCGCGGAAGGCCACATCATTGCCGCTCATGTCAGTCTCTCGCACCCCAAAATCGGAAATGACCCACGCTTGCTACACGTCCTCACGATAACGGTTCCGCCGCGCTTCTCAAACAACGCGATGTTGCGGCTGTAA
- a CDS encoding hypothetical protein (product_source=Hypo-rule applied; pfam=PF09836), which produces MRRLAERQREFAEALLDREWPVPSGLVGPDGAPSARRFAVYRNNVVAGLIDTLQSAFPAVCRIVGQDFFRAMARVYVAHRPPDSPIMLGYGAGFPDFIGDFEPAATLPYLADVARIERAWSEAYHAAEAEPLYPAVLAALAPDALPSLRLILHPSVRIVQSRFPAVTIWRMNVGDGIPAPVDLDAGDEDAIIARPEADVEVRLLPEGGAAFIAALRDERSVLDATKVALRINGRFDLSGNLTGLLQAGAIVDVTMSVDRGAPIPARQA; this is translated from the coding sequence ATGCGTCGGCTCGCTGAAAGGCAAAGAGAATTCGCCGAAGCGCTGCTCGATCGCGAGTGGCCGGTGCCATCTGGCCTGGTCGGTCCTGACGGCGCACCGAGCGCGCGGCGCTTCGCGGTCTACCGCAACAATGTTGTGGCGGGCCTTATCGATACGCTGCAGTCGGCCTTTCCGGCGGTTTGCCGCATCGTTGGTCAGGACTTCTTCCGTGCGATGGCGCGGGTCTACGTCGCGCACCGACCGCCGGATTCGCCGATCATGCTCGGCTATGGCGCAGGCTTTCCCGATTTCATCGGCGACTTTGAGCCTGCAGCCACGTTGCCATATCTTGCGGACGTCGCCCGCATCGAGCGGGCGTGGAGCGAGGCTTATCATGCCGCCGAGGCAGAACCGCTCTATCCAGCCGTGCTTGCAGCGCTCGCTCCGGACGCGCTTCCTTCCCTGCGCCTTATCCTTCATCCCTCCGTCCGAATTGTTCAGTCCCGTTTTCCCGCCGTCACGATCTGGCGGATGAATGTTGGTGATGGCATTCCTGCACCGGTCGATCTCGATGCCGGTGACGAAGATGCTATCATTGCCCGGCCAGAAGCTGATGTCGAAGTCCGGTTGCTTCCGGAAGGAGGCGCTGCCTTCATCGCCGCACTTCGCGATGAACGCTCGGTCCTGGACGCAACCAAAGTGGCATTGAGGATCAACGGCCGGTTCGATCTCTCAGGCAATCTGACTGGACTGCTGCAGGCCGGTGCGATCGTTGATGTCACGATGAGTGTCGATCGAGGCGCACCAATTCCGGCGCGGCAAGCATAA
- a CDS encoding hypothetical protein (product_source=COG3812; cath_funfam=1.20.120.450; cog=COG3812; pfam=PF09351; superfamily=109854), with protein MTRRSTNCAPAFEAVAFAESVKEAQYKGASERKIEAYWVPGKVLRAEDYLLQMTLTNFFFHLVTAYAILRNNGVELTKSDFMCPITLVNV; from the coding sequence GTGACGAGACGGTCGACGAATTGCGCGCCCGCATTCGAGGCCGTCGCTTTCGCGGAGAGCGTGAAGGAGGCGCAGTACAAGGGCGCGAGCGAGCGCAAGATCGAGGCCTACTGGGTTCCCGGCAAGGTCCTTCGCGCCGAGGACTATCTGCTGCAGATGACGCTCACCAACTTCTTTTTTCACCTCGTCACGGCCTATGCCATCCTCCGCAACAACGGCGTGGAGCTCACCAAGAGTGATTTTATGTGTCCTATCACTCTGGTCAACGTCTGA